A genomic window from Gossypium hirsutum isolate 1008001.06 chromosome D10, Gossypium_hirsutum_v2.1, whole genome shotgun sequence includes:
- the LOC107914207 gene encoding F-box/kelch-repeat protein At1g80440 — MELIPGLPNDIALQCLVRVPYNKFSNISSTCKDWKVEIHSPPFFRQRKAAGCTKHVMLMTQSRVNPNQNSGLKCHAMPVYRIVLCEPDTGDWCELPPVPGSSDVLPMFCQVVGVGLNLVVMGGLDPGTFDVRNDVYVYNFLSATWRRGADMPGVRRIFFGCASDSDRMVYVAGGHDEEKNALRSAMAYDVAANKWVTLPDMERERDECKGIFHLGKFHVIGGYCTDRQGRFGSSAEHFEVATWKWSPVEENFLRQGMSPRTCVATDGTLYMCRGGDVARLEAGTWKAVAELPAEVYNTAHIAAWEDKLLVIGSQGFGQPHTAYVLNLRNYMWTGMDVGDEYSGHVQSGCYLEL, encoded by the coding sequence ATGGAACTCATACCTGGTCTTCCCAATGATATAGCCCTTCAGTGTTTAGTTCGTGTCCCTTACAACAAATTCTCCAATATTTCATCAACTTGTAAAGACTGGAAGGTCGAAATTCATTCGCCTCCGTTTTTCCGTCAACGAAAAGCCGCTGGGTGTACTAAACATGTCATGCTGATGACCCAAAGCCGAGTCAACCCGAATCAAAATTCGGGTCTGAAATGCCATGCCATGCCTGTTTATCGGATCGTGCTTTGCGAGCCTGACACCGGTGACTGGTGTGAGCTGCCACCGGTTCCTGGGAGTTCCGATGTGTTGCCGATGTTTTGTCAAGTTGTTGGAGTGGGGTTAAACCTTGTGGTGATGGGCGGGTTGGATCCAGGCACTTTTGATGTCCGAAACGACGTCTATGTTTACAATTTTTTATCGGCCACTTGGCGGCGTGGGGCTGACATGCCGGGCGTAAGGAGGATCTTCTTTGGATGCGCATCAGATTCGGATCGGATGGTGTATGTCGCCGGTGGACACGACGAGGAGAAAAACGCATTGAGATCAGCAATGGCGTATGATGTGGCAGCCAACAAGTGGGTCACATTGCCTGACATGGAAAGAGAGCGTGACGAATGCAAGGGGATCTTCCACCTGGGAAAGTTCCATGTCATCGGCGGATATTGTACAGACAGGCAAGGCCGATTCGGAAGCAGCGCCGAGCATTTCGAGGTTGCCACATGGAAGTGGAGCCCAGTGGAAGAGAACTTCTTAAGACAGGGCATGTCTCCCAGAACTTGCGTGGCAACTGATGGAACATTATACATGTGTAGAGGGGGTGATGTGGCAAGACTCGAAGCTGGTACATGGAAAGCAGTAGCTGAGCTGCCAGCTGAAGTATACAATACAGCTCATATAGCCGCATGGGAAGACAAACTGTTGGTGATTGGTTCACAAGGCTTCGGTCAGCCCCACACCGCTTATGtgttaaatttgagaaattacATGTGGACAGGAATGGACGTGGGAGATGAATACTCGGGTCATGTTCAATCCGGTTGCTATTTAGAGTTGTAA